A genomic segment from Tuwongella immobilis encodes:
- a CDS encoding archease, translating into MYELFEHTADLGLRIIAPDLATLFSEAAVCLFSAVVEDLTTIRESQSWELQIPRDGGLDDLLFDWLRALLSHADVHRVLLGRFDVQVTDAGMHARIFGEPIDRDRHPLSHEVKAITYHGLTIEPRDGGWFAEIIVDI; encoded by the coding sequence ATGTACGAATTATTTGAACACACGGCCGACCTGGGGTTGCGCATCATCGCCCCGGATTTAGCGACGCTGTTTTCCGAAGCGGCAGTCTGTCTGTTTAGCGCCGTGGTGGAAGATTTGACGACCATCCGCGAATCTCAATCGTGGGAATTGCAGATTCCGCGTGACGGCGGGCTGGATGATCTGCTATTTGACTGGCTGCGAGCGCTGTTGTCGCATGCCGATGTGCATCGGGTGCTGTTGGGGCGCTTCGATGTGCAAGTGACCGACGCAGGCATGCACGCTCGCATTTTCGGTGAACCAATCGATCGAGACCGACATCCCTTGAGTCACGAGGTGAAGGCAATCACCTATCATGGGTTGACCATTGAGCCTCGAGACGGTGGCTGGTTTGCCGAAATCATCGTCGATATTTAA